From Lagopus muta isolate bLagMut1 chromosome 15, bLagMut1 primary, whole genome shotgun sequence, the proteins below share one genomic window:
- the GLIS2 gene encoding LOW QUALITY PROTEIN: zinc finger protein GLIS2 (The sequence of the model RefSeq protein was modified relative to this genomic sequence to represent the inferred CDS: deleted 2 bases in 2 codons), translating into MHSLDEPLDLKLSISKVRSAREKRERGPPGPRPRAVPPSAAAPPPVGESRGSARGGRRAGPGPGLLAHSKALEKRFPALPVMDLSLSPPPGVESPGGGSASLSPERHSDPPVPALPHDFQSLRYIDGIPGSFQFFLPLGAGGALHLPSFLPPPKDKRLSPELPLPKQLVCRWSKCNQFFDLLQDLVDHVNDFHVKPEKDAGYCCHWEGCARHGRGFNARYKMLIHIRTHTNEKPHRCPTCNKSFSRLENLKIHNRSHTGEKPYICPYEGCNKRYSNSSDRFKHTRTHYVEKPYYCKMPGCHKRYTDPSSLRKHIKAHGHFVSHEHHEMLKAHAPPKGSADAPYANGAQLLLPNPAALFAPHALPALPLPLAPAPLDLSALGCGAGGSLPALPGPALPLNGPLNLAKGPLLPSPFAAGGLGLPVMSLLAGGAKAEADEAEGRKGGKEGRKAGSRRTEPGRLRSPPESLALLPGAVLDLSTGVGTAGSPPEALPPGWVVIPPGSLLLKPAVVN; encoded by the exons ATGCATTCGCTGGACGAGCCGCTGGACCTCAAGCTGAGCATCTCCAAAGTGCGGAGCGCCCGAGAGAAACGGGAACGCGGC CCCCCCGGACCACGGCCCCGTGCCGTTcccccctccgccgccgcccccccgccgGTCGGGGAGAGCCGGGGCTCCGCgcggggggggcggcgggcagGGCCGGGCCCCGGGCTGTTGGCACACTCCAAAGCGCTGGAGAAGCGCTTCCCGGCCCTCCCCGTCATGGACCTCAGCCTCTCGCCCCCCCCCGGCGTAGAGTCCCCGGGTGGGGGCAGCGCTTCGCTGTCCCCCGAGCGGCACAGTGACCCCCCCGTGCCCGCCCTCCCCCAC GATTTCCAGTCCCTGCGCTACATCGACGGCATCCCCGGCTCCTTCCAGTTCTTCCTGCCGCTGGGCGCGGGGGGGGCTCTGCACCTGCCCTCCTTCCTGCCCCCCCCCAAGGACAAACGCCTTTCCCCGGAGCTGCCCCTCCCCAAGCAGCTCGTCTGCCGCTGGTCCAAG TGCAACCAATTCTTCGACCTCCTGCAAGACCTCGTGGACCACGTCAACGACTTCCACGTCAAACCCGAGAAGGACGCGGGGTATTGCTGCCACTGGGAGGGCTGCGCCCGCCACGGCCGCGGCTTCAACGCCAG GTACAAGATGCTGATCCACATCCGGACGCACACCAACGAGAAGCCGCACCGCTGCCCCACCTGCAACAAGAGCTTCTCTCGCCTGGAGAACCTGAAGATCCACAACCGCTCGCACACCG GCGAGAAGCCCTACATCTGCCCCTACGAAGGCTGCAACAAACGCTACTCCAACTCCAGCGACCGCTTCAAGCACACCCGCACGCACTACGTGGAGAAGCCCTACTACTGCAAGATGCCGGGCTGCCACAAGCGCTACACGGACCCCAGCTCGCTCCGCAAGCACATCAAAGCCCACGGGCACTTTGTGTCCCACGAGCACCACGAGATGCTGAAGGCCCACGCGCCCCCCAAGGGCTCTGCGGACGCACCCTACGCCAACGGGGcgcagctcctcctgcccaaCCCCGCCGCCCTCTTTGCCCCCCACGCGCTGCCCGCTCTGCCCCTCCCGCTGGCTCCGGCCCCCCTCGACCTGAGCGCTCtgggctgcggggccgggggTTCGCTGCCCGCcctgcccggccccgcgctgcccctCAACGGCCCGCTGAACTTGGCCAAGGGTCCGCTGCTGCCGTCGCCCTTTGCGGCCGGCGGCCTGGGGCTGCCTGTCATGTCGCTGCTGGCCGGCGGGGCGAAGGCCGAGGCCGACGAGGCCGAGGGGCGGAAGGGCGGCAAGGAGGGCCGCAAGGCGGGCAGCCGACGGACGGAGCCGGGCCGCCTGAGG TCCCCCCCCGAGAGCCTGGCGCTGCTGCCGGGGGCCGTGCTCGACCTCTCGACGGGGGTGGGCACAGCGGGCAGCCCCCCTGAGG